From the Vallitalea longa genome, the window CCGATTATTCCTTGAGGAACAGAAAGTGGTTTCCCATAAGAAGGAGAATATGCCCATGTCATAGCTATTTTCTTGCCTTTCAAATTATCAATCCCATTAAAATGATGAATCAGGTGGAGTAAATCTGCCATTGTCTGTGTTGGATGATCTATATCACATTGGAGATTTACTAAAGTAGGTATCTGCTCTAAAATTCCATCTTCATGACCTTGTCTGACGTACTTAGAAAAATTACGAATGTATTTGTTACCCTTACCTATGTACATATCATCACGGATTCCTACTACATCTGCCATAAAAGATATCATATTTGCAGTTTCTCTGACTGTTTCGCCATGTGCTATCTGTGATTTCCCTTCTTCTAAATCCTGTACTTCAAGTCCTAACAAATTGCATGCTGATGCAAAACTGAATCTTGTTCTAGTAGAATTGTCACGGAAAAGAGAAATACCAAGACCACTATCAAATATTCGTGTAGATATATTTTGTTCTCTCATATATCTAAGTGTATCTGCTACAGTAAATACTGCTTCCAATTCATCTCTTGTTTTCTCCCAAGTCAAAATAAAATCATTATTATACATATTTCTATAATCTAGTTCTTTCAGCTTTTCTATATAAAAATCAATACCTTTCATGTCATTCTCCTTTACTTATTTATTTAATTACTATAGCTTATTGGTTACAATATATTGTTGGTAATGCTGCATATACAGCAGCACACTTAACTAAATCTGCTTTCCAAGTCTTTTCGTTAGGTGCATGCGCTTCTTCTTCTTTACCAGGACCTAAACCGATACATGGAATATTATACCTTCCCATTATAGATACACCATTTGTAGAAAATGTCCATTTATCAACTTTAGGAGTACCGAACATTCCTTTGTAAGCTTCTACCATAGCTTTTACTGGTAGACTCTCTTCTGGAATAACCCATGTTGGGAAATAACAGTCAGTAGGATAAGTTAAGTTAGTCCAGCTTGGTCTAGTATATTGATACATGCTAACTTCTGCACCATATTTTTTTACAGATGATAACATACGGATTTCTTCTAACGCTGTTTCGTAGGTTTCACCATCAGTCAATCTTCTATCAATTGATATTGCACACATATCAGCTACAGCACATCTTGAAGGTGAATTGAAGAAAGTCTCTGAAACTGCAAGAGTTCCTTTACCCAAGAATTCATCATAATGCAATTTTTCATTAAGTTCTCTTACTTCTCCAATTATCTCTGCCATTTTGTATATTGCATTATCTCCACGTTCTGGCGCTGATCCATGACAAGATATACCTTTAACTTCTACACGGATTTCCATACGTCCCCTATGTCCTCTATATATATTACCGTTTGTAGGTTCTGTAATAACTACGAACTCAGGTTTAATCTTATCTTCGTTAATTATGTATTGCCAACAAAGTCCATCACAATCTTCCTCTTGTACCGTACCTGTAACTAATACTGTATATTTATCATCTATCAAACCTAGATCTTTCATGATTTTGGCACCATAAACACTAGCAACAATACCACCTAATTGATCTGAAGAACCTCTTCCTCCTATTTCTTCCTCATTTTCATATCCAACGTATGGGTCAAAATTCCAGTTGGTTTTTTCACCGAGTCCTACAGTATCAATATGGGCATCAAATGCGATCAAAGTCTTTCCTGATCCCATGTATCCCAATACATTACCCATTTTGTCGATTTCAACTTTATCGAAACCTACATCATTCATTTCTTTAGCTATACGTCTTATTACTTCTTCTTCCCGACAACTTTCTCCTGGAATAGCTATTAGCTCTCTCAGAAACCTAGTCATTTCTTGTTCATAATCATTAGCTTTCATTTTTATAGCATTAAAATCCATTAATAAACCTCCTAAAATATATTTTTATTTAATTAACCTCTTATTTGATTGAAGTAAATATTATAGTAGATTGATGGTAAAATTTTAGTTATAAATTAAGAAGAGCTGAATTATGTTATAATTATTAGCGTTTTACATCTATATAATTGTATATACTGTATTTTGATATGCCAAAATATTTTGATATCTTATCTCCTGATTTAGTAATTAGAAAAGCACCTGCTTTATTCAAGAATTGTATAGATTTTATTTTGTCCTCTTTACTCATCAATGCTACAGGTTTACCAATCATCTTAACAGATTGCTCTATTAAATTATCTAATAAATCATTAACATTTTGTGGTATTTCTTCTACTTCTTTTTTCTCATCCTTATGATTCAACAAACTTTTTATTGAATTCTCAGCTATTGTAAGTTCAGTAACATCATAATTTATGCAAAAAATACCTATAGGTTCTTTATTCTCGTCTCTAATATATATGCTACTTGATTTTAATACTCTACCGTCATGAGTTTTAGTTAAATATCCTATAGAGTCTTCTAGTGAATCATTATCATTATTTATTGTATCTAGAACTATATGAGAGGCGCCATCTCCAATTTTCCTATTGGTCACATGACCGTTTTCAATCTCAATAATAGTTTTTTGCAAACTATCAGACTTGAGGTCGTGTATTACAACTTCACAGTTGCTACCAAAATGATTTACAATACCTTTTGCTAATCTTTTTAAAAAATCTAAATTCATATCATCATTCATTTTAAAAACCCCTTAAAAAATTACTTTAATTGAATTAAAATCAATTTTATGGTTACAGTATATCATCATAAAAATAATAATTCAATAAGTTTTTACAAAAATATTTTTATTTTACAAAAATATTTTTATTTTCTTTTGACTTTTGATATCTTTGGTGGTAGTCTGTTAATATAATAATATATTCATATACTAATATTTATTGTTAAGTCTATATTATATATACGTTTCATATGTATTTTATTATGCAGTTAATATAATTAATCAATTTAATATAATTAGTTAATTATATTAACTCTGTACCAAATATTGGCTTATTATATTAAGTATATTATTACAAGGAGGGTTTATATGATTTTATTAGGAAATGGAAAGTTAATAACCAGAGATGAAAATAATCCATTTATAGAAGATGGTTGTGTCTGCGTTAAAGATAACTTTGTCTGGGACATAGGAAAAACTAAAGATATGAAACAAAAATATCCTAATGAAGAATTTATTGATGCGCAACAAGGGTTAATTATGCCAGGTTTGATTAATACACATCATCATATATATAGTTCTTTTGCAAGAGGATTATCTATTGATGGTTACAATCCCCAAAAATTCACTGAGATTCTAGAAGGTATGTGGTGGAAAATAGATGAATCTCTAACGTTAGATGATGTTAAGTATAGTGCCTATGTAACATATATAGATTGTATCAAGAATGGAGTTACAACAGTATTTGATCATCATGCAAGTTATGGTGATACAAGTGACAGCTTATCCCAGATTTCAAGTGTAGCTCATGAAGTAGGAATTCGTACTTCCCTATGCTACGAAATTTCTGACCGTAAAGGTAGATCTGAGATGGAAAAAGCCGTAAAAGAAAATATCAATTTTATCGACTATTGCAAAAGTGATACAAGAGATATGCAAAAAGGTATGATGGGACTTCATGCTTCATTCACATTATCTGATGAGACTCTTTGCTATATTGCAGAAAATATGCCAGCTGATACTGGATATCATATTCATGTATCTGAAGGCATTGAAGATTTATACCACTCCATGAAAAAATATAATAAGAGAGTAATAAATCGTTTATATGATATGGATATACTAGGTCCTAGAACTCTGGCTATACACTGTATCCATATTAATCCGTTAGAGATGGATATTTTAAAAGAAACTAATACAATGGTTGTCAACAATCCTGAATCAAATATGGGTAACGCTGTTGGTTGTACTCCTATCTTTAAAATTCTAGACAAAGGAATAGTTCTTGGACTAGGAACTGATGGTTATACCAGTGATATGTTAGAATCAATGAAAGTCGCTAATATTCTTCACAAACACAATAGCTGCAATCCATCTGCTGCATGGAACGAAGTACCACAAATGCTATTTGAAAACAATGCTACGATTGCAAATCGTTTCTACAATAGACCTTTGGGCACAATTAAAAAAGGTGCATACGCAGATGTAATTATAGTTGATTATGATTCTTATACACCACTTAACTCAAATAATTATAATAGTCATATTTTATTTGGTGTAAATGGAAGAAATGTGAAGACGACAATGATAAATGGTAAATTATTAATGAAAGACTATAAATTGATAGATATAGATGAAGCCAAGATTAATGCTAAAGCGAGAGAACTTTCAAGTATTTTGTGGAAAAAATTCTAAAGAGGTGGTAAAAATATGAGTGATAGAATGACTCCTATACCTTTTGGTAATATTGTAGAATGGATAATGGATGAATATAATAAATACAATACTATATTTGGTGTAAGAAAATCAGTACATATAAAAACTGGAAATAAAATTAATCTGTTTAATGAACATATGGAACTTCCATTTGGTCCTGCTGCTGGTCCTCATACGCAATTAACTCAGAACATAGTTGCTGCTTATGTAGCTGGGTGCAGATTCTTTGAATTGAAGACCGTGCAGACAATAGATGGTGAAGATCTACCTGTATCAAAACCATGTATTAATGCTAAAGATGAAGGATACAACGTTGAATGGTCAACTGAACTAACTGTCAATCAAGCATTCGAAGAATACGTAAAAGCTTGGTTTATATTAAAATTATTATCCAAAGAATATGATTTTGGAGATAATGATGGATTCATATTCAACATGAGTGTCGGTTATGATTATGATGGAATAACTTCACCTAAGATAGATACATTTATAGAAGGATTGAAAAATGCTTCTACAACCCCTATATGGGACAAATGCAAAACATATATAATTCAAAACATTAATGAATTCAATAAAATAGATAAAGCTTATGTTGATAATATTTCTCCTAATATTTGTACATCCATTACATTATCTACTCTACATGGTTGTCCTCCAGAAGAAATAGAACGTATAGCTTCATACTTATTGAAAGAAAAAGAACTTAATACTTTTGTTAAATGTAATCCTACTCTTCTAGGATATGATTATGCAAGAAATACTCTTGACACTATGGGTTATGATTACTTGGTATTCGATGATTTTCATTTTAAAGATGATTTACAATTTGAAGATGCTGTACCTATGTTTCACAGACTCATGAATACTGCTACAAAAAGTAACTTGATATTCGGTGTGAAACTTACTAATACTTTCCCAGTAAAAATTGCCGATGATGAATTACCCGGTGAAGAAATGTATATGTCGGGACGATCTCTATACCCTCTATCCATTGCATTAGCATACGAACTGGCAAAAGCTTTTGATGGTAAATTAAAAATCTCTTACTCTGGTGGAGCTTTTGCATTAAACATTGATAAAATTGCAAAAGCCGGTATATGGCCAATAACTATAGCTACTACTCTACTGAAAACAGGAGGTTATGAACGTTGTTACCAAATAGCAGATATACTAAACAATCTTAATTATAATGATTATTATCAGATGGATGTAAATAAGCTAAAAGAATTACGAGATGAAGCAATTGATAATCCATATTATAGAAAACCTATAAAGCACATAGATACTAATAAAATAAATAAAAAAGTACCAT encodes:
- a CDS encoding helix-turn-helix transcriptional regulator, with amino-acid sequence MNDDMNLDFLKRLAKGIVNHFGSNCEVVIHDLKSDSLQKTIIEIENGHVTNRKIGDGASHIVLDTINNDNDSLEDSIGYLTKTHDGRVLKSSSIYIRDENKEPIGIFCINYDVTELTIAENSIKSLLNHKDEKKEVEEIPQNVNDLLDNLIEQSVKMIGKPVALMSKEDKIKSIQFLNKAGAFLITKSGDKISKYFGISKYSIYNYIDVKR
- the ssnA gene encoding putative aminohydrolase SsnA; amino-acid sequence: MILLGNGKLITRDENNPFIEDGCVCVKDNFVWDIGKTKDMKQKYPNEEFIDAQQGLIMPGLINTHHHIYSSFARGLSIDGYNPQKFTEILEGMWWKIDESLTLDDVKYSAYVTYIDCIKNGVTTVFDHHASYGDTSDSLSQISSVAHEVGIRTSLCYEISDRKGRSEMEKAVKENINFIDYCKSDTRDMQKGMMGLHASFTLSDETLCYIAENMPADTGYHIHVSEGIEDLYHSMKKYNKRVINRLYDMDILGPRTLAIHCIHINPLEMDILKETNTMVVNNPESNMGNAVGCTPIFKILDKGIVLGLGTDGYTSDMLESMKVANILHKHNSCNPSAAWNEVPQMLFENNATIANRFYNRPLGTIKKGAYADVIIVDYDSYTPLNSNNYNSHILFGVNGRNVKTTMINGKLLMKDYKLIDIDEAKINAKARELSSILWKKF
- the ygeW gene encoding knotted carbamoyltransferase YgeW, with product MKGIDFYIEKLKELDYRNMYNNDFILTWEKTRDELEAVFTVADTLRYMREQNISTRIFDSGLGISLFRDNSTRTRFSFASACNLLGLEVQDLEEGKSQIAHGETVRETANMISFMADVVGIRDDMYIGKGNKYIRNFSKYVRQGHEDGILEQIPTLVNLQCDIDHPTQTMADLLHLIHHFNGIDNLKGKKIAMTWAYSPSYGKPLSVPQGIIGLMTRMGMDVVLAHPKGYEIMSDIEGIASNNAKESGGTFTKTNSMEEAFKDADIVYPKSWAPYVAMEKRTELYGQGDMKGIDELEKQLLAQNKEHIDWQCTEELMNTTKNGKALYMHCLPADITDISCKSGEVAGSVFNRYRSPLYKQASYKPYIIASMILLSKIKDPAELFDKLSKNPTKRKWD
- a CDS encoding YgeY family selenium metabolism-linked hydrolase, with the translated sequence MDFNAIKMKANDYEQEMTRFLRELIAIPGESCREEEVIRRIAKEMNDVGFDKVEIDKMGNVLGYMGSGKTLIAFDAHIDTVGLGEKTNWNFDPYVGYENEEEIGGRGSSDQLGGIVASVYGAKIMKDLGLIDDKYTVLVTGTVQEEDCDGLCWQYIINEDKIKPEFVVITEPTNGNIYRGHRGRMEIRVEVKGISCHGSAPERGDNAIYKMAEIIGEVRELNEKLHYDEFLGKGTLAVSETFFNSPSRCAVADMCAISIDRRLTDGETYETALEEIRMLSSVKKYGAEVSMYQYTRPSWTNLTYPTDCYFPTWVIPEESLPVKAMVEAYKGMFGTPKVDKWTFSTNGVSIMGRYNIPCIGLGPGKEEEAHAPNEKTWKADLVKCAAVYAALPTIYCNQ